The genomic window CACGGTGGCGGACTCGGTGCGGCCCGCGGCGACGCAGCGGGCGACCTCGGCCGCCTGGAGCTGGAAGCCGCCGGGGACGGTCGCGTCCCAGACGATGTCGACGCACGGCTCCTGCCGGCCCTCGCCGTCGACGACGACCCGCACGGGCGCGGGACGGTAGAACTTCTCGGCCAGGCAGATCCGCCCGGCGGTGGCGTCGACCTCGCCGCTCGTGGCGCTGCGGGCGTCCATGCCCGAGGCGGCGACCGCCGTGGCCCGCGGGTAGCCCAGGGTGACGACCTCGTCTAGGTCGACGCCGGCGTCGGTGAGGCGCCCGACCGCGTCGACGCGCTCGGGGGCGCCGAGCAGCGAGTGGATCCAGGGCACCGGGTACACGCCGAGGTCGAGCAGGGCGCCGCCCGCGAGCTCGGGGCGTGCGAGGCGCGGGACGTGGCTGATCGGCTGGTAGTGGTCCGCGCGGACGAAGCGGGGCTCACCGATGAGTCCGGAGTCCAGGAGGTGGCGCGCGAGGACCTGCCCGGGCAGGAAGCGCGTCCACATCGCCTCCATGACGAAGAGGCCGTGCTCGCGCGCGAGGTCGAGGACGGCGCGGGCCTCGGCGGCGTTGCGAGTGAAGGCCTTCTCGACGAGCACGGGCTTGCCGGCCTCGAGGGCGAGGCGGGCGTGCTCCGCGTGGAAGGCGTGCGGGGTGGCGACGTAGACGGCCTCGACCTCGGGGTCGGCGACGAGCTCCTCGTAGGAGCCGAGCGCGCGGGCCGGCTCGATCCCGTCGAGCGGGTGGTCGGCGATGAAGGCCCCGGCGCGGTCGCGGTCCCGGGAGGCGACGGCGACGACGCGGGCTGAGGACCATGCCTGGGCGTCGTGGTAAAAAATGCCCGCGATGCCGCCGGCGCCGATGATCCCCCAGCGCAGGGGCGGTGCATCCTGCGGCTCGGGGACGGCGTCGGCGAGGTCGAAGGGCGCGCCGGTCTCGGCGAGGGCCGCGAGGAGCCGCTCGGGGACGGGCGGGAGCGCCTCGATGGTGTGCGTTCCGGGGGCGGGGGCGACGTCGGCTGCCATGGTGCGAGCCTAGGTGTACTGATCGGGGAGGTTGGTCAACCTCGTGATCGGTGGGAGGGCGCCGGTGGCGGTGTGGGGGCGGTGGTGATTGTAGAAGTGGGTCCATGCCGGCAGTGCGGCGCGGCGCTCGGCCTCACTGGCGTAGTGGCGGGCGTAGGCCCACCCATCAGCCAGGGTCCTGTGGTACCGCTCGATCTTCCCGTTGGTCTGAGGC from Actinomyces radicidentis includes these protein-coding regions:
- a CDS encoding Gfo/Idh/MocA family protein is translated as MAADVAPAPGTHTIEALPPVPERLLAALAETGAPFDLADAVPEPQDAPPLRWGIIGAGGIAGIFYHDAQAWSSARVVAVASRDRDRAGAFIADHPLDGIEPARALGSYEELVADPEVEAVYVATPHAFHAEHARLALEAGKPVLVEKAFTRNAAEARAVLDLAREHGLFVMEAMWTRFLPGQVLARHLLDSGLIGEPRFVRADHYQPISHVPRLARPELAGGALLDLGVYPVPWIHSLLGAPERVDAVGRLTDAGVDLDEVVTLGYPRATAVAASGMDARSATSGEVDATAGRICLAEKFYRPAPVRVVVDGEGRQEPCVDIVWDATVPGGFQLQAAEVARCVAAGRTESATVPWSTTIEVMEVLDAVRAAVGVRYPGE